A portion of the Caenorhabditis elegans chromosome III genome contains these proteins:
- the Y47D3A.32 gene encoding uncharacterized protein (Confirmed by transcript evidence) produces the protein MNETIIVDMWNVNATTGPTIISAKKEQLYESLILSGSAIIFILLAILILYYIKTSRYYRHWWRGRQCEKAAKKEEKARLKAKVEREKLEQEDEEEYSV, from the exons ATGAACGAGACGATTATTGTTGACATGTGGAATGTGAACGCAACGACTGGACCAACTATTATTTCAGCGAAAAAGGAGCAATTGTATGAGTCATTGAT ACTTTCTGGCAGTgctataattttcattttgctgGCAATATTAATCCTTTACTACATAAAAACTTCTCGTTACTATCGTCACTGGTGGCGTGGACGTCAATGTGAAAAAGCGgcgaaaaaagaggaaaaagcgAGATTGAAGGCAAAAGTTGAACGAGAGAAGTTGGAACAGGAGGATGAGGAAGAATATTCGGTTTAA
- the Y47D3A.32 gene encoding uncharacterized protein (Confirmed by transcript evidence), translating into MNETIIVDMWNVNATTGPTIISAKKEQLYESLIAIIFILLAILILYYIKTSRYYRHWWRGRQCEKAAKKEEKARLKAKVEREKLEQEDEEEYSV; encoded by the exons ATGAACGAGACGATTATTGTTGACATGTGGAATGTGAACGCAACGACTGGACCAACTATTATTTCAGCGAAAAAGGAGCAATTGTATGAGTCATTGAT TgctataattttcattttgctgGCAATATTAATCCTTTACTACATAAAAACTTCTCGTTACTATCGTCACTGGTGGCGTGGACGTCAATGTGAAAAAGCGgcgaaaaaagaggaaaaagcgAGATTGAAGGCAAAAGTTGAACGAGAGAAGTTGGAACAGGAGGATGAGGAAGAATATTCGGTTTAA
- the rsks-1 gene encoding Ribosomal protein S6 kinase beta (Confirmed by transcript evidence): MADVFEFELEGHESQASPQRHAYHYDNCTEIMEDDHMYSNVADGQISAPPPSSSYMEDPMMESIQLCASAINPPNVRVGPEDFQLLKVLGKGGYGKVFQVRKTTGSDNGQIFAMKVLQKATIVRNQKDTAHTKAERNILEAVKSPFICDLLYAFQTGGKLYLILEYLSGGELFMHLEREGMFMENVAKFYLSEIVVSLEHLHQQGIIYRDLKPENILLDAYGHVKLTDFGLCKEEIEGDQKTHTFCGTIEYMAPEILMRCGHGKAVDWWSLGALMFDMLTGGPPFTAENRRKTIDKILKGRLTLPAYLSNEARDLIKKLLKRHVDTRLGAGLSDAEEIKSHAFFKTTDWNLVYARQLEAPFKPNIENDEDTSLFDARFTKMTPVDSPCETNFSLNGDNPFVGFTYVAPSVLEMMNKGGHGGISVAHLASSMSRAGAAKSPRKPGDPETASILHGGHSNLFGHGPNSEAPQAFGYGIGSQMTTTTAGGAGIQQPYQSFSGGYPEDDAMDTSTPRASESRETTTGNGSTTTTRPSNVGSSASTPIPLPKRVM, from the exons atatcaCTATGACAACTGCACGGAAATCATGGAGGACGATCACATGTACAGCAATGTTGCTGAT gGACAAATTTCTGCTCCACCGCCGAGCTCATCGTATATGGAGGATCCGATGATGGAATCGATTCAACTGTGTGCCAGTGCAATTAATCCACCAAATGTTCGTGTTGGACCCgaagattttcagcttttgaaaGTTCTTGGCAAGGGAGGATATGGAAAG GTATTCCAAGTGCGAAAAACGACGGGCTCCGACAATGGCCAAATCTTCGCGATGAAAGTGCTCCAAAAAGCGACAATTGTCAGAAATCAAAAGGATACAGCTCACACGAAAGCCGAACGAAACATTCTTGAAGCAGTCAAGTCTCCGTTTATTTGTGATTTATTGTACGCATTTCAAACCGGTGGAAAACTGTATTTAATCCTTGAATATCTATCTGGCGGCGAATTATTCATGCATTTGGAGCGAGAAGGAATGTTCATGGAGAACGTCGCAAAGTTCTATCTCTCGGAAATCGTCGTCTCTCTGGAGCATCTTCATCAGCAAGGAATCATCTATCGAGATTTGAAGCCAGAGAATATCCTTTTAGACGCCTATGGACACGTTAAGCTCACAGATTTTGGTCTTTGTAAGGAGGAAATCGAGGGAGATCAGAAGACTCACACATTCTGTGGAACTATCGAATACATGGCACCGGAGATTCTGATGCGTTGTGGACATGGAAAAGCTGTTGATTGGTGGAGCCTCGGAGCTCTGATGTTTGACATGCTCACTGGTGGACCACCGTTTACCGCtgaaaatcgccgaaaaacGATTGACAAAATCCTGAAGGGACGGCTTACTCTGCCGGCCTATTTGTCGAATGAGGCTCGAGATTTGATCAAGAAGCTTTTGAAACGCCATGTGGATACCCGGCTCGGCGCGGGTCTCAGTGACGCGGAAGAGATCAAAAGTCATGCGTTTTTCAAGACTACGGACTGGAACCTGGTCTACGCACGGCAGCTTGAAGCCCCATTCAAGCCGAATATAGAGAACGACGAGGATACGTCGCTGTTTGACGCGCGTTTCACAAAAATGACGCCGGTCGATTCGCCGTGTGAGACGAATTTCAGTTTGAATGGTGATAATCCGTTTGTGGGATTCACCTATGTCGCACCGTCTGTGTTGGAAATGATGAATAAGGGAGGACATGGTGGAATTTCGGTGGCACATTTGGCTTCGTCTATGTCGAGAGCTGGTGCTGCGAAGAGCCCGAGAAA gccaGGAGACCCAGAAACGGCGAGCATTCTTCACGGTGGTCACTCGAATTTGTTCGGTCACGGACCAAATAGTGAAGCCCCACAGGCTTTTGGATACGGAATTGGTAGTCAAATGACTACTACTACTGCTGGAGGAGCAGGAATTCAACAGCCATATCAATCATTTAGTGGTGGATATCCAGAAGATGATGCAATGGATACATCTACACCACGTGCTAGTGAAAGTCGTGAAACTACTACTGGAAATGGATCTACTACGACGACAAGACCATCAAATGTTGGAAGTTCTGCGTCAACACCTATTCCATTGCCGAAAAGGGTGATGTAA
- the Y47D3A.32 gene encoding uncharacterized protein (Confirmed by transcript evidence) — translation MATFMEGEIIEEILHEDSIVIMNETIIVDMWNVNATTGPTIISAKKEQLYESLILSGSAIIFILLAILILYYIKTSRYYRHWWRGRQCEKAAKKEEKARLKAKVEREKLEQEDEEEYSV, via the exons atggCAACTTTTATGGAAGGAGAAATTATCGAGGAGATTCTACATgaaga caGTATTGTCATCATGAACGAGACGATTATTGTTGACATGTGGAATGTGAACGCAACGACTGGACCAACTATTATTTCAGCGAAAAAGGAGCAATTGTATGAGTCATTGAT ACTTTCTGGCAGTgctataattttcattttgctgGCAATATTAATCCTTTACTACATAAAAACTTCTCGTTACTATCGTCACTGGTGGCGTGGACGTCAATGTGAAAAAGCGgcgaaaaaagaggaaaaagcgAGATTGAAGGCAAAAGTTGAACGAGAGAAGTTGGAACAGGAGGATGAGGAAGAATATTCGGTTTAA
- the Y47D3A.32 gene encoding uncharacterized protein (Confirmed by transcript evidence) yields the protein MATFMEGEIIEEILHEDIVIMNETIIVDMWNVNATTGPTIISAKKEQLYESLILSGSAIIFILLAILILYYIKTSRYYRHWWRGRQCEKAAKKEEKARLKAKVEREKLEQEDEEEYSV from the exons atggCAACTTTTATGGAAGGAGAAATTATCGAGGAGATTCTACATgaaga TATTGTCATCATGAACGAGACGATTATTGTTGACATGTGGAATGTGAACGCAACGACTGGACCAACTATTATTTCAGCGAAAAAGGAGCAATTGTATGAGTCATTGAT ACTTTCTGGCAGTgctataattttcattttgctgGCAATATTAATCCTTTACTACATAAAAACTTCTCGTTACTATCGTCACTGGTGGCGTGGACGTCAATGTGAAAAAGCGgcgaaaaaagaggaaaaagcgAGATTGAAGGCAAAAGTTGAACGAGAGAAGTTGGAACAGGAGGATGAGGAAGAATATTCGGTTTAA